In Magnolia sinica isolate HGM2019 chromosome 12, MsV1, whole genome shotgun sequence, a single genomic region encodes these proteins:
- the LOC131221629 gene encoding formin-like protein 5, with translation MDAVKFGSVLVFALLCCILPVRGSAWRRWTVGLPGVGKGDPTGLDSVEIDEDTALRLWINCRPDLMRIKEAPKYSDIFLSEEMATVYTDINPKARPLRRGSLQAFISVLPPRMKHNLLNCLREQNIPFHVSGVEEDGSRNWYFEYLESLFGWRPASRRNLAERSLAVSSPAPAPAVEPPTFSPVPSPDPAPALAPKGPFPVEVPPSLNPLDPGNASLPPSTGANQFSPASAPPSMDHKRTSKKTVVIAVVVTAAGTFLFSALLFYCYNKCCRNNSNPGDGQRDERPLLALSFSDFSIGSSHKPYGLQNSDNLQKFGTVPFKTSPGQNGWTSSLGVSPISLESGISKSSSLETTSEPVSVFAGTSTSQSTPSSNTTASVPPPPMMPPVRATPPPGPPPPPPKPSGPPPPPPKTPGPPPPPKTPGPPPPPPIPSGIKAGPRPPPPPMGAFPPPRVPNSASSRMTQPSPLGPNYPRTSGQESGTSGEAEAPKAKLKPFFWDKVLANPDHSMVWHQIKSGSFQFNEEMIETLFGYSSADKSKNERKKESSSNDPPNQFVQILDPKKAQNLAILLRALNVTVEEVCDALLEGNELPTEILQTFLKMAPTAEEEAKLRQYNGELSLLGPAERFLKALVDIPFAFKRIDALLFMGSLQEEASGIKESFATLEATCKELRSSRLFLKLLEAVLKTGNRMNDGTFRGGAQAFKLDTLLKLADVKGADGKTTLLHFVVQEIIRSEGVRASRAAKESGSISGMKSDSAGNNSPHETGDHYRSLGLQVVAGLGSELKNVKKAAALDVDALAGTVAHLRHSLGKTKEFLNSVTRSITEENGFHQTLKSFAEHAEIDITWLLEEEKRIRSLVNSTTVYFHGKAGKDEGLRLFVIVRDFLGMLDKACKDVKESSMKSPKTPRNKEAPTMPPVQDSRHLLFPAIRDRRVDSSSSDEES, from the exons ATGGACGCGGTTAAATTCGGCAGCGTCCTTGTTTTCGCTCTCTTGTGTTGCATTCTTCCGGTGAGAGGTTCGGCGTGGCGGCGATGGACCGTTGGATTACCTGGCGTGGGAAAGGGCGATCCGACGGGTCTGGATTCGGTTGAGATAGATGAAGACACG GCATTGCGGTTGTGGATTAATTGCAGGCCCGATTTgatgcggatcaaggaagctccGAAATATTCGGACATTTTCCTTTCAGAGGAAATGGCCACAGTCTATACTGATATCAATCCAAAAGCAAGACCATTGAGGAGAGGCAGCCTACAGGCATTCATCAGTGTCCTGCCTCCCCGAATGAAGCACAATCTTTTGAATTGCCTACGTGAGCAAAACATTCCATTTCATGTTTCTGGAGTAGAGGAAGATGGGAGTAGAAATTGGTATTTTGAGTATCTTGAGTCGCTTTTTGGTTGGCGTCCTGCTTCAAGACGAAATCTGGCTGAGCGATCGTTAGCAGTCTCTTCCCCTGCTCCTGCCCCGGCAGTTGAACCTCCCACTTTCAGTCCAGTACCATCTCCTGACCCAGCACCCGCTCTGGCTCCAAAAGGGCCATTCCCTGTCGAGGTTCCACCGTCATTGAATCCTCTAGATCCAGGCAATGCAAGTTTGCCACCTTCAACTGGTGCCAATCAATTTAGTCCAGCATCTGCTCCACCATCCATGGATCACAAACGTACGAGCAAAAAGACTGTTGTCATCGCCGTTGTTGTAACTGCAGCAGGGACATTTCTTTTCTCTGCACTGCTCTTTTATTGCTATAATAAATGCTGTAGAAACAACTCAAACCCAGGAGATGGACAAAGGGATGAGAGGCCCCTTCTTGCCCTAAGTTTCAGTGATTTTTCAATCG GTTCTTCTCATAAACCTTATGGTTTACAAAATTCAGATAATCTACAGAAGTTTGGAACTGTGCCTTTTAAAACTAGTCCAGGCCAAAATGGTTGGACCTCATCTTTGGGAGTTAGCCCAATATCTCTAGAATCTGGTATTTCTAAGTCTTCCTCACTTGAAACTACATCAGAACCAGTTTCTGTATTTGCCGGAACTTCAACTTCACAATCAACTCCATCTAGCAATACCACTGCATCAGTGCCACCTCCACCCATGATGCCTCCAGTCAGGGCTACTCCACCTCCTGGGCCACCACCTCCACCACCCAAACCTTCCGGGCCGCCACCTCCACCACCCAAAACTCCTGGGCCGCCACCTCCGCCTAAAACTCCGGGGCCACCACCTCCGCCACCCATACCTTCTGGTATCAAGGCTGGTCCTCGACCACCACCGCCACCAATGGGTGCTTTTCCACCTCCCCGTGTGCCAAATTCTGCTTCTTCGAGAATGACTCAACCTTCACCACTTGGGCCAAACTATCCTAGAACTTCTGGCCAGGAATCTGGAACAAGTGGGGAAGCCGAAGCTCCAAAAGCTAAGCTGAAACCATTCTTCTGGGATAAAGTCCTTGCAAACCCTGACCACTCGATGGTTTGGCATCAGATTAAATCAGGATCCTTCCA GTTCAATGAAGAGATGATTGAAACTCTCTTTGGTTATAGCTCTGCTGATAAATCCAAAAACGAGCGGAAGAAAGAATCATCATCGAATGATCCACCTAATCAGTTTGTTCAGATTCTTGACCCCAAGAAGGCGCAGAATTTAGCAATTCTTCTGCGGGCGTTGAATGTGACAGTAGAAGAAGTCTGTGATGCACTTCTGGAAG GAAATGAACTTCCTACAGAAATCCTCCAAACATTTTTGAAGATGGCACCAACGGCAGAAGAAGAAGCAAAACTAAGGCAATATAATGGCGAGCTTTCCCTACTTGGCCCTGCAGAACGGTTCCTAAAGGCGTTGGTGGATATTCCTTTTGCTTTTAAACGGATAGATGCATTGCTTTTCATGGGTTCTCTTCAAGAGGAAGCCTCAGGCATTAAAGAGTCTTTTGCAACTTTAGAGGCAA CTTGCAAGGAACTCAGAAGCAGTCGGCTGTTCCTGAAACTCTTAGAAGCTGTTCTCAAAACTGGCAACCGCATGAACGATGGTACATTCCGTGGGGGTGCACAGGCATTCAAGCTCGACACACTCCTGAAATTGGCTGACGTCAAAGGAGCTGATGGCAAGACCACACTTTTGCACTTTGTCGTTCAAGAGATAATCCGTTCTGAAGGCGTACGGGCCTCCCGTGCCGCCAAAGAGAGTGGGAGCATCTCTGGCATGAAATCAGATAGTGCAGGCAACAATTCTCCCCATGAAACGGGTGACCACTACCGTAGCCTTGGCCTTCAAGTGGTTGCAGGTTTAGGTAGTGAGCTTAAGAACGTCAAGAAGGCGGCCGCCTTGGATGTTGATGCTTTAGCAGGCACAGTGGCGCATCTCCGCCACTCACTGGGAAAGACAAAAGAGTTCCTAAATTCAGTGACGAGAAGCATCACAGAGGAAAATGGGTTCCACCAGACTCTTAAATCTTTCGCAGAGCATGCAGAGATTGACATTACATGGCTGCTTGAGGAAGAGAAGAGAATACGATCTTTGGTGAATAGCACTACAGTTTATTTTCATGGGAAAGCGGGGAAGGATGAGGGCTTGCGTCTATTTGTGATCGTGCGAGATTTTCTTGGCATGTTAGATAAGGCATGCAAAGATGTCAAAGAATCGTCAATGAAGTCACCCAAAACACCAAGAAACAAGGAAGCCCCGACCATGCCGCCTGTTCAAGATTCCCGGCATCTACTTTTTCCAGCGATTAGGGATAGGAGGGTGGATAGTTCTAGTTCTGATGAGGAGAGCTAA